From one Hyphomicrobiales bacterium genomic stretch:
- a CDS encoding OmpA family protein: protein TVPANTPPSTYNVTYLLADENDPTLTDPAIATVVVAGSILAEDDDFSATPIDNAGGTTPTVLGNDELNGSSVSTDGSQTTISVTNDGGLTGVTIADNGVITVPANANPGTFNVSYQLADETDAALTDPAVATVVVGAIVAADDDFSGTLISSSVGGTTSTVLANDTLNGSPVATDGSQTTIAVTSDGGLSGATIADNGVITVPANTPEGTYNIAYLLTSEANAVLSDPAIVTVVVADNIGLVSAVEGQLNSTLQDNLAVTLTEQSQRISDYARSGLERLQSHHNRSEEQCAAAATLRAQFILFDTNKAVIKPESETALDDIVAILASCRGSSFEIAGHTDNDASEDYNAALSQRRVDAVLVALRERDVDTSGFVTKGYGESQPIAPNDTAEGKARNRRVEFNVIEDESIASSFRACHDGASAPRRSLNASADENGVALDGDFQHQTFDCATNRWSIFEGSLGYTETESGIAQGSINISYRREKLFDSDRLGGFFVGAFGSSSDVDTTATGSINGAGLNTGFYGAQKLGHGLFIDGHLGFATGFQDFDLAFDTALGEVDTSGLQHYFAGFAGAALSGEVKHGNLSLKPRIGFNYVASPENDVDVAAVLGNIVENGTIELDSLSGGSIFAEARFAAAFNDNRSEIALTPRVACFQSLGTFDDQCSFGGALELSTLEVSDGLLYSIELAGEQANDFSRLSLSGNVSKALRLGTVSATAGVGDKGNQRVNLGYNLKF from the coding sequence TCACCGTTCCTGCGAACACGCCTCCAAGCACGTATAACGTTACCTATCTGCTTGCTGACGAAAATGACCCTACACTCACAGATCCTGCCATTGCGACAGTCGTCGTTGCTGGCTCCATTCTCGCAGAGGATGACGATTTCAGTGCGACGCCAATCGATAATGCGGGTGGTACGACACCGACTGTTTTGGGCAATGATGAGCTCAATGGTTCTTCCGTTTCGACTGATGGCTCTCAAACAACAATCTCTGTAACCAATGATGGTGGCCTGACGGGTGTGACCATTGCTGATAACGGTGTCATCACTGTTCCTGCAAACGCAAATCCTGGTACTTTCAATGTTAGCTACCAGCTAGCGGATGAAACGGATGCTGCGCTTACAGATCCAGCTGTCGCTACAGTGGTAGTTGGTGCAATTGTCGCTGCGGATGATGACTTTAGTGGTACACTGATTAGCAGCAGTGTTGGCGGCACGACGTCGACTGTTTTGGCAAATGACACGCTTAATGGCTCTCCAGTAGCAACCGATGGTTCTCAAACCACTATCGCTGTTACGAGTGACGGTGGTCTGTCAGGTGCAACCATTGCTGATAACGGTGTTATCACTGTCCCTGCGAATACGCCTGAAGGCACTTACAATATTGCCTATTTGCTCACTTCTGAAGCAAATGCTGTGCTTTCCGATCCAGCTATCGTGACAGTGGTCGTTGCCGATAACATTGGTCTCGTATCAGCGGTTGAAGGCCAATTGAACTCAACGCTTCAAGATAATCTGGCAGTTACTCTGACAGAGCAAAGTCAGCGCATAAGCGACTATGCGAGAAGTGGTCTTGAGCGCCTTCAAAGCCATCACAATCGGTCTGAAGAACAGTGTGCTGCCGCAGCCACACTTCGTGCACAGTTCATCCTGTTTGACACCAATAAGGCGGTTATAAAACCTGAAAGTGAAACTGCACTTGATGACATAGTTGCAATTCTGGCTTCTTGTCGCGGTAGTTCTTTTGAAATCGCAGGCCATACAGATAACGATGCATCTGAAGATTACAACGCAGCTCTCAGCCAACGTCGTGTGGATGCAGTCTTGGTTGCATTGCGGGAGCGTGATGTTGATACGTCGGGCTTTGTCACAAAAGGCTACGGTGAATCACAACCAATCGCGCCTAATGACACAGCAGAGGGTAAAGCCCGTAACCGTCGGGTTGAGTTTAATGTTATTGAAGACGAGAGCATCGCTTCTTCCTTCAGAGCTTGTCACGATGGTGCCTCCGCTCCACGCCGTAGTCTCAATGCGAGCGCCGATGAAAATGGTGTGGCGTTGGATGGTGATTTCCAGCATCAAACTTTTGATTGTGCAACAAACCGTTGGTCAATATTCGAAGGCTCATTGGGGTATACTGAAACCGAAAGTGGTATCGCACAAGGTTCGATCAACATTTCTTACCGCCGCGAAAAGCTTTTCGATTCAGATCGCTTGGGTGGCTTCTTCGTTGGTGCTTTTGGATCAAGCAGTGACGTCGATACAACGGCAACAGGTTCAATTAATGGAGCAGGCTTGAATACTGGCTTCTACGGAGCACAAAAACTGGGGCATGGTTTGTTTATTGACGGACATCTTGGCTTTGCAACAGGCTTCCAAGATTTTGATCTGGCATTCGATACGGCTCTGGGCGAAGTTGATACATCAGGTCTTCAACACTATTTCGCTGGGTTTGCTGGTGCAGCCCTGTCAGGTGAAGTTAAACACGGCAACCTTTCATTGAAACCACGCATCGGCTTTAATTATGTTGCCTCACCGGAAAACGATGTTGATGTGGCTGCCGTATTGGGCAACATAGTAGAAAACGGTACGATTGAATTAGACTCGCTCAGTGGTGGTTCAATTTTTGCCGAAGCGCGTTTTGCAGCAGCTTTCAATGACAACCGCAGCGAAATTGCGCTTACGCCAAGGGTCGCCTGTTTCCAATCGCTTGGCACGTTTGACGACCAATGTAGTTTTGGTGGTGCCCTTGAACTCTCTACGTT